A region from the Sphingomonas flavescens genome encodes:
- a CDS encoding DUF2939 domain-containing protein, giving the protein MGKTRGWIVVGLLLLAAAVTWYVASPWWTLRQMAEAARAHDAAALSGYVDYPKLRASTKAQVHAHFDRLSAGSISNTGSIMIVATDLIADDLVDQVITPKGLETIFVMERTRSKDAAPYGEAGSERAPDKPTGLGAANREIVREGLNGFKLHAKGKAGQDGDLIFERHGLSWKLASIQLPEDVLGAL; this is encoded by the coding sequence GTGGGCAAAACGCGGGGCTGGATCGTCGTTGGACTGCTGCTGCTCGCGGCGGCAGTCACCTGGTACGTGGCGAGCCCATGGTGGACGCTGCGGCAGATGGCGGAAGCGGCGCGGGCGCATGATGCGGCGGCTTTGTCCGGCTATGTAGATTATCCCAAGCTTCGCGCGAGCACCAAGGCGCAGGTTCACGCGCATTTCGACCGGCTCTCTGCAGGTTCAATCTCGAACACCGGGTCGATCATGATCGTTGCGACCGATCTCATCGCTGATGACTTGGTCGACCAGGTAATTACGCCAAAGGGGCTTGAGACCATTTTCGTCATGGAGCGAACTCGCTCGAAGGATGCCGCGCCGTACGGGGAGGCAGGGTCGGAGCGAGCGCCGGACAAGCCGACGGGCCTCGGCGCCGCCAACCGTGAGATTGTCCGCGAAGGGCTGAACGGGTTCAAGCTCCATGCGAAGGGCAAGGCGGGCCAGGACGGCGACCTCATCTTCGAGCGGCACGGGCTGAGCTGGAAGCTCGCCAGTATCCAGCTTCCGGAGGACGTGCTCGGCGCGCTGTAA